DNA sequence from the Acidobacteriota bacterium genome:
TCGTCAAATTTTATTATACATTTGGCGACCGCGAAAAAGATCCCTATCCGAATCGTTTGCTGAAAATTTTGACCACGACCAATCGTTCGGCAATGACTGAGACCTCTGAGTTTCTTTTTGATGAGAAAAGAAATTTGATCTTCTATTTTGAGAAAAATGAAACCGAAAAAAGGCTGTATTTTGCTTCGGGAAATCCGATTCAAATTCTGGAGGGAAAGAAAATGATTGACGTCGGGAGCAAGTCGGCGGATCAGATTCGCCGACAACTTTCCAAACAAGCGGCACGACTCGCGGCAATTTTTCAAAATGGCTTGGAGAACTAAGACGCGTGGGCATCATTTTTGAATATCTGAGGAATCCGGCAACCTTTAAGCGAAGGCAAACTATCGGCTGTCTCGGCGGTTGTTTAGGGATGCCGATCATTTTGGGAGGTATTGCGATCTTGATCTTTGTGATCGAGCGGAGAATGGCAACTCCGTGGGTTTTGATGGTCGGAGCGGTTTTCGGTGCGATTGCCTTTACGGTTTTGTCCATCAGCTACTATCTCTATAAAAGGCAAATAATCGGCAGATGATAGCGACCCAAGAAATGAGGATGTTTGTATAAAATTGGATGCTCTCCGCAAATGATCGGAAGGCGAACGGTTCAGTGCGTTAGAGGGATGTTTAGAAACGTTCGCGGAAAACGATAGGATTCGCGAGTTCGTGCTCTCTGAGGTCAGATTTCCAGCAATTCCCGTAATTCGATTTCGCGGGCGTTCATTTCACCGTTGTCGGTTTCGTGATCATAGCCGCAGAGGTGGAGCAGGCCGTGGAGAATAAGTTGTTTGAACTCGCCCTCGAGCGTGAGGTCGTTCTCAAGGGCCTGTTTTGCGGCTTGTTCGGCAGAAATTACTACATCGCCGAGGAAAACCGGGCTTGGAGTCACGCCTTCAGCCGGTTGGTGACTAAAGTCGGTACTTCCACCAAAGTTATCGGGTTCGTGGGGGAATGAGAGGACGTCGGTGGTGGTGGCTTTGCTGCGAAAGAGCTCGTTGAGCTGCTTCATGCGACCGTCGCCGATGAAGGCGACGGTGAAAGTCGAGTTTTCCGATTCCGCGACGGTTTTCGAGAGTCGCGCCACGAATGCACGAATTGGGGCGAGATCGAGCTTGATCTTTCGTTGTAGATTGACGACGTCGGGCATAGGTCAGTGGTCGCCGGGTTCGTTGTCTTCGGAGTTTTGCTCGTAGGCTTTTACGATCATCTGTACCAATTTGTGCCTGACGACATCCTTTTCTGAAAAGTAAACAAATTCAATGCCTTCGAGGTCCGCAAGGACTGTCTCAGCTTCCTTGATGCCGGACTTTTGCCCGCGCGGAAGGTCGATCTGCGTCTTGTCGCCGGTAACGACAGCCTTTGAACCAAAGCCGATGCGGGTCAGGAACATCTTCATCTGCTCGCTGGTCGTGTTTTGGGCTTCGTCCAGGATAATGAACGCATCAGACAGCGTACGTCCTCGCATAAAAGCCAGCGGAGCGATCTCGATGATGCGTTTTTCGAGCATTTTAGTTACTTTCTCCGCATCCACAAGGTCGAAAAGGGCGTCGTAAAGCGGCCTCAAATAAGGATCGACCTTTTCCTGCAGATCGCCGGGCAGGAACCCAAGCCGTTCACCGGCTTCGACCGCCGGCCGCGTCAGAATGATCCGGCTGACCTGTTTCTTGAAAAGGGCATCGACCGCCATCGCCACCGCGAGGTAGCTTTTGCCAGTTCCGGCCACACCAATGCCAAAAACCAAATCGTTCGCCGCGATCGCGTCGAGGTACTTTCGCTGGTTCGCAGTTTTTGGGGCAACTGCCTTTTTGCCGGCCGGATTGAAGCGTGCCTTAAGAAAGTGGTCTTTCAGCGTGTACGCCCCGTCCTCAGCGATCTGCTTAAAGGCGTCGCGTAGTTCTTTGTCAGTAAATGTATTGCCATCGGCAAACAGATCACCAAAATCGGTGAGGATCTGCTCGACCGTCTTGATATCTCGTTCATCGCCGTCGATGAGCAGCTCATTACCACGAGCCCCGATCGAAACGTCGAGCAGAGTTTCAAGATATTTAATGTTCTGGTCCTGAACGCCGAAAAGCGTATTTAGTCCCTGCGTTGGTAGTTCTAGTTTCTTCAAAGGATTATTGGGTGTTCGATGAGGGTCACGGGATCATTGTTTAGTACTTGCGTCATTTTTCAAATCATACAACAGATCGCTGCGGTAATAAATGAGCAAAATAGTATCGAAAACGTCGACCCTAGCCTTTGCGCCGCTCGATTCCGTTGTGATATCCTTACTCCTTTGTAATAAGTCCGCTTATTACCTTTATATATTAGGAGCAACTTTTAATAATGGCCACAGATGGTAACGGACAGATCGGTAAGGTTGTACAGATCATCGGTCCTGTCGTTGACGTAGAATTTTCAGATAATTATTTACCGCCGATCTATCAGGCGCTTCGCATCACCAGCGAAGGCTTCGATGTCGAGGCTAAGATCGACGTTGTCGCCGAAGTGCAGCAGCACCTTGGCGAAGGCCGCGTGCGTGCGGTCTCGATGCTGCCGACCGATGGTATGGTCCGCGGCATGAAGGTCATCGACCTCGGCGGCCCGATCATGGTTCCCGTTGGCGGAGCAACTCTCGGCCGCGTTATGAACGTCATCGGCGATCCGGTCGACGAACTCGGCCCGGTTAGCTCGGAAACGAAATCCTCGATCCATCGCCACGCTCCGTCATTTGACGAACAGTCGACCTCGCTCGAAATGTTCGAAACGGGCATCAAGGTCATCGACCTTGTCCAGCCGTTCCTTCGCGGTGGTAAGATCGGCCTCTTCGGCGGAGCCGGCGTCGGTAAGACAGTTCTCATCATGGAGCTGATCAATAACGTCGCTATCGGTTCTGACGGATTCTCGGTTTTCGCCGGTGTTGGTGAACGTACCCGTGAGGGCAACGACCTTCTCCGCGAAATGGTCGAGTCCAAAGTTATCAAGTACGGCGACAAATTTAACGAGCATATGGAAAAGACCGGCGAGTTCGATCTTTCCCTCGTTGATAAGAATGAGATCAAGGGCTCTAAGGTGTCCTTAGTATATGGTCAGATGACCGAGCCTCCAGGAGCCCGTCTCCGTGTTGCTCTCTCGGGTTTGACCGTTGCTGAATATTTCCGCGATCAGGGGAACGACGTTCTCTTCTTCGTCGATAACATTTTCAGATTTACGCAGGCTGGTTCAGAAGTGTCCGCACTTCTCGGACGTATGCCGTCCGCTGTGGGCTATCAGCCGACGCTGGCTTCGGAAATGGGCGAGATGCAGGAACGCATCACCTCGACCAAGACCGGTGCTATCACGTCGATCCAGGCTGTGTACGTTCCGGCCGACGATTACACCGATCCGGCACCGGCGACGACCTTTGCTCACCTCGATGCTGTTACGGCTCTGTCGCGACAGATCGTTGAGCTTGGAATTTACCCGGCGGTCGACCCGCTCGCTTCGAACTCGCGTATCCTTGATCCGCAGATCGTCGGCGACGACCATTATGATACGGCACAGTCTGTTAAGAAGATCCTCCAACGCTACAAGGATCTGCAGGACATCATCGCTATCCTTGGTTTGGACGAACTCAGCGAAGATGACAAATTAACAGTTGCCCGTGCTCGTAAGATCCAGCGTTTCTTCTCGCAGCCGTTCTTCGTCGGTGAACAGTTCACCGGCTTGAAAGGTGAATACGTTAAGATCGAAGACACCATCAAGGGTTTCAAAGAGATCCTCGAAGGTAAATGCGACGATATGCCCGAGCAGTCCTTCTACATGGTCGGCACGATCGAGCAGGCCAGAGAAAAGGCCGCCAAGATGGCAGCCGCTGCCTAGACGAATCGATCTTTGATTTTTGACCTTTGATCTTAGATTTTTCCAAAAGAATGGAAAAGACTAATTTTGAAAATCTTGATATCTACAAGATCTCCGAATCTTTAGCCGATGCAATTTGGCAAATGGCAATGGGTTGGGGGCGAATCGCTCAAGATACGGTCGGAAAACAGATCATTCGATCGGCAGACGGTATTGGGGCAAATATATCCGAGGGCAGTGGTCGCGGGACTCCAGCCGATAACCGGAGGTTTTTGAGAATGGCTAGGGGATCGCTCTATGAAACAAGGCACTGGCTCCGCCGGGCCCATCAAAGGGATCTCCTTACCGAGGCGAACACGAAAGTTTTTTCGGAACTAATAAACGAACTAACGCCAAAGTTAAATGCGTACATACGCAAGGTAGACGAAACAGCCCGCAAAACAACGCGGGAGAAATAATAGGATCGAAGATCAAAGATCAAAGATCCAAAATCAAAGTTCATGCTTAGATTAGAAATAGTCACCCCCGAAAAACGCGTCCTCGATGCCGAGGTAGATTCCGTCACCGTCCCAACGGCGTCGGGTGAGGTCGGCATTCTGCCGAGCCACGCGCCGCTCGTTTCCGCTATCAAGCCGGGCATCCTTTCCTTTACGGTAAAAGGTGCGACGGATAAACTGGCGATCTCGGGCGGTTTTCTCGAGGTTAACGCTAATAAGGTCGCCGTTCTTGCCGATTCGGCAGAGACGGCTGAAGAGATCGATATCGATGCCGCCCGCACAACGCGTGACGAGGCGGAAAAGGCTTTTGCAGCGGCGGCTTCGCTCTCGCTTGTCGAGACTGAGGCTGTCCGCGAACAACTGGATGCCGCCAACGTCCGTCTGCAGCTAGCAGGCGGCCGGTAACAGCGGGGCATTGCTTAAGTAAAATACTATAGGAGAAACACACTAATTTGACTTTTTATAATAGATATAGCGGTTCGCCGTTATGTAAAAAAAGTTTAACTGTATCCGAAAATACGCTTGACATTAGGGGTGTATTGGGTATAATCCGTGTAGTTCGTTCCGAAAAGTAGTTTATTTAAATTTAGACTGTAGTAAAACGGTGTAGCAATTATTGCCCTGCGTGGGCTGTATTTCCGTTGTCGGTACTGAAAGAAATCAACAACAGATTCGAATCACGAATACTTTAGTTTTTAGGAGAATGAATATGTCATCCAACGCCCGAAAGGGATCGCC
Encoded proteins:
- the ybeY gene encoding rRNA maturation RNase YbeY, which translates into the protein MPDVVNLQRKIKLDLAPIRAFVARLSKTVAESENSTFTVAFIGDGRMKQLNELFRSKATTTDVLSFPHEPDNFGGSTDFSHQPAEGVTPSPVFLGDVVISAEQAAKQALENDLTLEGEFKQLILHGLLHLCGYDHETDNGEMNAREIELRELLEI
- a CDS encoding PhoH family protein is translated as MKKLELPTQGLNTLFGVQDQNIKYLETLLDVSIGARGNELLIDGDERDIKTVEQILTDFGDLFADGNTFTDKELRDAFKQIAEDGAYTLKDHFLKARFNPAGKKAVAPKTANQRKYLDAIAANDLVFGIGVAGTGKSYLAVAMAVDALFKKQVSRIILTRPAVEAGERLGFLPGDLQEKVDPYLRPLYDALFDLVDAEKVTKMLEKRIIEIAPLAFMRGRTLSDAFIILDEAQNTTSEQMKMFLTRIGFGSKAVVTGDKTQIDLPRGQKSGIKEAETVLADLEGIEFVYFSEKDVVRHKLVQMIVKAYEQNSEDNEPGDH
- the atpD gene encoding F0F1 ATP synthase subunit beta, with the protein product MATDGNGQIGKVVQIIGPVVDVEFSDNYLPPIYQALRITSEGFDVEAKIDVVAEVQQHLGEGRVRAVSMLPTDGMVRGMKVIDLGGPIMVPVGGATLGRVMNVIGDPVDELGPVSSETKSSIHRHAPSFDEQSTSLEMFETGIKVIDLVQPFLRGGKIGLFGGAGVGKTVLIMELINNVAIGSDGFSVFAGVGERTREGNDLLREMVESKVIKYGDKFNEHMEKTGEFDLSLVDKNEIKGSKVSLVYGQMTEPPGARLRVALSGLTVAEYFRDQGNDVLFFVDNIFRFTQAGSEVSALLGRMPSAVGYQPTLASEMGEMQERITSTKTGAITSIQAVYVPADDYTDPAPATTFAHLDAVTALSRQIVELGIYPAVDPLASNSRILDPQIVGDDHYDTAQSVKKILQRYKDLQDIIAILGLDELSEDDKLTVARARKIQRFFSQPFFVGEQFTGLKGEYVKIEDTIKGFKEILEGKCDDMPEQSFYMVGTIEQAREKAAKMAAAA
- a CDS encoding four helix bundle protein is translated as MEKTNFENLDIYKISESLADAIWQMAMGWGRIAQDTVGKQIIRSADGIGANISEGSGRGTPADNRRFLRMARGSLYETRHWLRRAHQRDLLTEANTKVFSELINELTPKLNAYIRKVDETARKTTREK
- a CDS encoding F0F1 ATP synthase subunit epsilon, whose translation is MLRLEIVTPEKRVLDAEVDSVTVPTASGEVGILPSHAPLVSAIKPGILSFTVKGATDKLAISGGFLEVNANKVAVLADSAETAEEIDIDAARTTRDEAEKAFAAAASLSLVETEAVREQLDAANVRLQLAGGR